The following are encoded together in the Thalassolituus oleivorans MIL-1 genome:
- the doeA gene encoding ectoine hydrolase: MIKRDDMTFPAEEYERRLGDLRARIAERHLDAVVISDPENIMYLTDYQTTGYSFFQALVVPLEKEPFMITRALEESNVIARTWVEVTRPYPDTGDAIQMLVDALREFGLSNKRIGYERNSYFFPAYHQDVIHTTLKDGKLLDCFGIVEEGRVCKSSVEIELMKKAAFATEAGMAAGIAACHAGATENEIGAAISAGMFCAGGEPPAVMPYVTSGPRTMIGHATWEGRVIQPNEHIFLEVGGCYRRYHTAMMRTVVLGELSDSMYKAQETMKQALNAVHRMVQPGMTVSDVDNMVRNIITDNDIGARLITRSGYSIGIAFPPSWDEGYIVSLKQGESTVLKEGMTFHVIPWMWGVDGDKTCGISDTIYITDDGCRSFFDMDRDFSVKPNDAEKPQLIGINDIKMPKSEPTIPEPIELPTSKENAKSAKKKGESYVNS; the protein is encoded by the coding sequence ATGATTAAACGTGATGATATGACTTTCCCGGCAGAAGAATATGAACGCCGTTTGGGTGATTTGCGCGCTCGCATTGCTGAGCGTCATTTAGATGCAGTCGTGATTTCTGATCCAGAAAATATTATGTATTTAACCGACTACCAAACAACCGGTTATTCTTTCTTCCAAGCCTTAGTTGTACCGCTAGAAAAAGAACCGTTCATGATTACGCGAGCACTGGAAGAATCGAATGTGATTGCGCGTACCTGGGTGGAGGTCACCCGCCCCTACCCAGATACCGGCGATGCCATCCAAATGCTGGTCGATGCCCTGCGTGAATTTGGTTTATCGAATAAGCGTATTGGCTACGAGCGCAATAGCTATTTCTTCCCGGCGTATCACCAAGATGTGATACACACCACGCTAAAAGACGGCAAGTTACTCGATTGCTTTGGCATTGTGGAAGAAGGCCGAGTGTGTAAATCATCGGTTGAAATTGAATTAATGAAAAAAGCTGCCTTCGCGACTGAGGCCGGTATGGCTGCAGGTATTGCAGCCTGCCATGCAGGCGCTACCGAAAATGAAATTGGTGCGGCAATAAGTGCCGGTATGTTCTGCGCTGGCGGCGAGCCACCGGCGGTAATGCCCTACGTGACCTCTGGCCCGCGCACTATGATTGGTCATGCCACATGGGAAGGCCGGGTTATTCAACCCAACGAGCATATATTCTTAGAAGTCGGCGGTTGTTATCGCCGTTACCACACCGCCATGATGCGCACCGTCGTATTGGGTGAATTATCCGATTCTATGTACAAAGCTCAAGAAACGATGAAGCAGGCATTAAATGCCGTGCATCGCATGGTGCAACCCGGCATGACGGTATCTGACGTCGATAATATGGTGCGCAACATTATTACCGACAATGATATTGGTGCTCGTTTAATTACTCGCTCTGGTTACTCCATCGGCATTGCCTTTCCACCAAGCTGGGACGAAGGCTACATCGTCAGCTTAAAACAAGGTGAGTCGACCGTTTTGAAAGAAGGTATGACCTTCCACGTAATTCCTTGGATGTGGGGCGTTGATGGCGATAAAACCTGCGGTATTTCCGATACCATTTATATTACCGATGACGGCTGCCGTTCATTCTTCGATATGGATCGCGACTTTAGCGTCAAGCCCAACGACGCTGAAAAACCCCAGTTAATAGGCATAAACGATATTAAAATGCCAAAATCGGAACCAACAATACCAGAACCTATCGAACTGCCTACTTCCAAAGAAAACGCTAAATCAGCAAAGAAAAAAGGAGAAAGCTATGTTAACTCCTAA
- a CDS encoding aspartate aminotransferase family protein, giving the protein MTIFEQRESAIRGYSRVYPVVFDKAQNSRQTDDQGKEYIDFFAGAGVLNFGHNNPLMKQAMIDYLQSDGVLHSLDMQTTAKAEFMQAFTDIILKPRNMPHKMQFMGPTGTNAVEAAMKLARRATGRTEILAFSRGFHGMTLGALAATANQYFRGAAGVPLTYVSHTAFGCEKPCVGCKQNCGLDSLEALRNRYLDPSSGLAAPAAILLETIQAEGGVNVAGKEWIKKVEALAKELGAVLIIDDIQVGCGRTGSYFSFDDLDIEPGIVCLAKGIGGAGTPMAMNLVHPDLDKLWSPGEHTGTFRGQNLSFVAGKVALSYFKNDELMSEVKQKTEQMKEALQPLLKSDSSLQLRGKGMVMGLDVGSGERASAIVQKCFKDGLIIAACGTGGRVLKLIPPLTIPQEDLVAGLNILINATRSVMEEAA; this is encoded by the coding sequence ATGACTATTTTCGAACAGCGCGAATCTGCGATTCGTGGCTATAGCCGCGTATACCCTGTTGTTTTTGATAAAGCCCAAAATTCCCGTCAAACAGACGATCAAGGCAAAGAATACATCGACTTTTTCGCTGGCGCCGGCGTACTCAATTTCGGCCATAACAACCCCTTAATGAAGCAAGCCATGATTGATTATTTGCAAAGCGACGGCGTGCTCCATAGCCTCGATATGCAAACCACAGCCAAAGCTGAATTTATGCAGGCATTTACCGACATTATTTTAAAGCCTCGAAATATGCCGCATAAAATGCAATTTATGGGGCCAACCGGCACCAATGCGGTAGAGGCAGCAATGAAATTAGCGCGCCGCGCCACAGGGCGAACTGAAATTTTAGCCTTCAGCCGCGGCTTTCATGGCATGACCTTAGGTGCACTTGCAGCAACGGCAAATCAATATTTCCGCGGCGCTGCTGGCGTGCCATTAACATATGTCAGCCATACGGCATTCGGCTGCGAAAAACCTTGTGTAGGCTGCAAGCAAAACTGTGGTTTAGATAGCTTAGAAGCATTACGCAATCGCTATCTTGATCCGTCTAGCGGTCTGGCCGCACCCGCTGCCATTTTATTAGAAACCATTCAAGCCGAAGGTGGTGTCAATGTTGCCGGTAAAGAATGGATTAAAAAAGTCGAGGCATTAGCCAAAGAACTTGGTGCCGTATTAATAATCGACGACATTCAAGTCGGCTGTGGCCGCACAGGCTCGTATTTCAGCTTTGATGATCTCGATATTGAGCCGGGTATCGTGTGTTTAGCCAAAGGCATTGGTGGCGCAGGAACGCCCATGGCAATGAATCTCGTACATCCTGATTTAGATAAGCTTTGGTCACCCGGTGAACATACAGGTACTTTCCGTGGCCAAAACTTGTCGTTCGTCGCCGGTAAAGTGGCTTTAAGCTACTTTAAAAACGATGAATTAATGAGCGAAGTAAAACAAAAAACAGAGCAAATGAAAGAAGCCTTACAGCCATTATTAAAAAGCGACAGCAGCCTGCAATTACGCGGTAAAGGCATGGTCATGGGATTGGACGTCGGTAGTGGCGAGCGCGCCTCCGCTATTGTGCAAAAATGCTTTAAAGATGGTCTTATTATTGCGGCCTGCGGTACCGGCGGACGGGTATTGAAACTTATCCCACCGCTCACTATTCCACAAGAAGATCTCGTCGCTGGCTTAAATATTTTAATCAATGCCACTCGCTCAGTGATGGAGGAAGCCGCATGA
- the doeB2 gene encoding N(2)-acetyl-L-2,4-diaminobutanoate deacetylase DoeB2 has protein sequence MSNDWQDTIKFAQNFRRELHRNPELSWQELQTANTVREALTELNIRWRACAATGTVAYINESGTAPAIALRADIDALPIVEETNKEWSSNNPGCMHACGHDGHTATLIATARWLKQHEDELERQIVLIFQPAEEGGHGAREMIKDGALKGVSEIYGWHNWPAMPYGTMACPDDIVMCGNGTFTIRLIGKGGHASQPEACADPLLAASAMTIALQQICSRRIAPQQTAVVSVTKFQSGDALTVTPQYAELGGSIRVPDEATRTLINNLITEIATQTAGAYGVKCEIEHTPRYSATINHEKQATTARLIWSQLHGDAGLAHGQATPIMASEDFSYYLNAIPGAFALMGSDDGKGHNMPCHSPYYDFNDRLIADVCRWFCRLSGMRTPP, from the coding sequence ATGTCGAACGACTGGCAAGACACAATTAAGTTTGCGCAAAATTTCCGACGTGAACTGCACCGTAATCCAGAGCTATCTTGGCAGGAACTACAAACAGCTAATACGGTTAGAGAAGCATTAACCGAGCTAAATATTCGCTGGCGCGCGTGCGCGGCTACCGGCACGGTTGCCTATATCAATGAATCTGGCACTGCACCAGCTATCGCTTTACGTGCCGATATCGATGCCCTACCCATCGTAGAAGAAACCAATAAAGAATGGTCATCAAATAATCCAGGCTGCATGCATGCCTGTGGTCACGACGGCCACACAGCTACATTAATTGCTACTGCACGCTGGTTAAAACAACACGAAGACGAACTCGAACGCCAAATAGTTCTTATTTTCCAGCCTGCCGAAGAAGGCGGCCATGGTGCGCGTGAAATGATAAAGGACGGCGCATTAAAAGGCGTTAGCGAAATTTATGGCTGGCACAATTGGCCGGCCATGCCATACGGTACGATGGCCTGTCCGGATGATATTGTAATGTGCGGTAATGGTACCTTTACTATTCGTTTAATCGGCAAAGGCGGTCATGCGAGTCAGCCTGAAGCCTGTGCTGATCCACTGCTCGCTGCCAGTGCCATGACCATTGCTCTGCAACAAATTTGCAGTCGTCGTATAGCACCGCAACAAACAGCAGTAGTCAGTGTGACTAAATTTCAAAGCGGCGATGCACTAACAGTGACACCACAATACGCCGAACTTGGCGGCAGTATTCGTGTACCCGACGAAGCAACTCGGACTCTTATTAATAATTTAATTACCGAAATTGCCACACAAACCGCTGGTGCTTATGGCGTTAAATGCGAGATAGAACACACTCCCCGCTACAGCGCGACCATTAACCATGAAAAACAAGCGACAACAGCGCGCTTAATATGGTCGCAATTGCATGGCGACGCAGGTTTAGCGCATGGCCAAGCAACCCCTATTATGGCCTCTGAGGATTTTAGCTACTATTTAAATGCCATTCCTGGCGCATTTGCGCTGATGGGCAGTGACGATGGCAAGGGGCATAACATGCCCTGCCACAGCCCTTACTACGATTTTAACGACCGCTTAATTGCTGACGTTTGTCGCTGGTTTTGCCGCTTAAGCGGTATGCGGACACCACCCTAG
- a CDS encoding bifunctional enoyl-CoA hydratase/phosphate acetyltransferase has product MEALAAGRLKEELDAALTQHPRMQLLLERALRSEAVKTAIVHPVTSNSLAGALAAHNLGLIDAILVGPEERIIQCAADNNLDISALPIHNSEHSHHSAEVAVSLVRQGAVNALMKGGLSTDELLGAVLDKVNGIRTERRISHVFYLDIPLYHKALLVTDAAINIQPSLRDKKDIVANAIDLAHHIGISCPKVAILSAVEKVNPDIPSTIEAAALCKMADRKQIIGGLLDGPLAFDNAINREAALEKGIESEVAGDADILLAPDLEAGNILAKQLMYLGNALAAGVLVGARVPIILTSRAEKTAGRILSCALAQAAAQPLTISI; this is encoded by the coding sequence ATGGAAGCGCTCGCCGCAGGACGTTTGAAAGAAGAACTGGATGCAGCACTCACTCAGCATCCAAGAATGCAACTTCTACTAGAACGAGCCTTGCGTAGCGAGGCTGTCAAAACAGCCATTGTGCATCCGGTAACTTCCAACTCTCTAGCAGGTGCTTTGGCGGCGCATAATTTAGGTCTTATTGACGCTATTTTAGTAGGCCCAGAAGAGCGCATTATTCAATGTGCTGCTGACAACAACCTCGATATTAGCGCCCTCCCCATACACAATAGTGAGCACAGCCATCACTCCGCCGAAGTAGCCGTGTCATTGGTACGACAAGGCGCCGTGAATGCGTTGATGAAAGGGGGTCTATCGACCGACGAATTGTTGGGTGCCGTCCTCGATAAAGTGAACGGTATACGTACCGAACGACGTATAAGCCACGTATTTTATCTGGATATTCCGCTATATCACAAAGCCTTACTTGTTACCGATGCGGCAATCAACATTCAACCAAGCCTGCGTGATAAAAAAGACATCGTCGCTAATGCCATAGATCTGGCTCACCATATTGGTATTTCTTGTCCAAAAGTCGCTATTTTAAGTGCCGTTGAAAAAGTAAACCCTGATATACCTAGCACCATAGAAGCAGCGGCTCTGTGTAAAATGGCAGACCGCAAGCAAATTATTGGTGGATTATTAGATGGCCCATTGGCCTTTGATAATGCCATTAACCGCGAGGCTGCATTAGAAAAAGGCATTGAATCTGAGGTTGCCGGTGATGCAGATATATTATTAGCACCCGACCTAGAGGCAGGTAACATCCTCGCCAAGCAATTAATGTACTTAGGCAATGCACTCGCAGCGGGTGTGCTTGTCGGGGCGAGAGTTCCAATTATTCTTACTAGCCGAGCCGAAAAAACCGCAGGACGGATATTATCTTGCGCTCTTGCCCAAGCAGCAGCTCAACCTCTAACAATATCGATTTAA